A window of Mytilus edulis chromosome 10, xbMytEdul2.2, whole genome shotgun sequence contains these coding sequences:
- the LOC139490842 gene encoding GTPase IMAP family member 9-like: protein MSQWMCDGCTFLNEHWRNKCKVCKSLKSKDDYGASGGGNESEDRSGSHKEKDWTCPKCTFINQTTSTKCGVCRSTHETGCHPVEKQSSNNNKYSPVGVEDNEIRIVLIGRTGTGKSATGNNLLGHDHFRSLTSGSSVTEKCKRGESKRKGKKVVIVDTPGLFDTGATNETVTKEIIKCIGMTSPGPHAMVLVVSVGRFTKEEQDTVKHFVDHFGAGVVDHMIVLFTRKDDLSKSNQTIGQYVKTVPSNLKTILSQCGNRFIAFNNDAVGQSKTDQVDDFYKMVESMCNDNGGSCYTNELYKEAESALQRRMRIERERLEEQKEREKDKIKNEVQSKYKRKLEHEKKAKSKLEEDLKSKKIQSDKDRENLQKQLEEASKRMKRELGKKDKELREQIKKTEDEFKQKMTEDALKTNQRNNVENEKGDFFSDLMGGLVTAGKKLLKLFF, encoded by the exons ATGTCACAGTGGATGTGTGATGGATGTACCTTTTTGAATGAACATTGGAGAAATAAGTGTAAAGTGTGTAAGAGTTTAAAGAGTAAAGATGACTATGGGGCTTCTGGTGGTGGAAATGAATCTGAAGACAGATCAGGATCGCACAAAGAGAAAG ATTGGACCTGCCCTAAATGTACATTTATAAACCAAACAACGAGTACAAAATGTGGAGTGTGCCGGTCCACGCATGAGACCGGATGTCATCCAGTGGAGAAACAGTCTAGCAACAACAACAAAT ACTCGCCAGTCGGCGTAGAAGATAATGAAATTCGAATAGTACTTATCGGAAGAACAGGAACTGGAAAAAGTGCAACAGGAAATAATCTTTTAGGTCACGATCATTTCCGATCCCTTACTTCCGGTTCTTCGGTAACCGAAAAATGTAAACGCGGAGAATCAAAACGGAAAGGAAAAAAAGTAGTTATTGTTGATACACCGGGTTTATTCGATACAGGAGCGACGAATGAAACTGTTACTAAGGAGATAATTAAATGTATCGGGATGACGTCACCTGGACCTCACGCAATGGTCCTGGTTGTTAGTGTTGGTAGATTTACTAAGGAAGAACAAGACACAGTCAAACATTTTGTAGACCATTTTGGAGCAGGTGTTGTTGACCACATGATTGTTCTTTTTACCAGAAAGGATGACCTTTCAAAATCGAATCAAACAATTGGTCAATATGTTAAAACGGTTCCTAGTAATCTTAAAACTATTCTGAGTCAGTGCGGAAATAGATTCATTGCGTTTAACAATGATGCGGTAGGACAGTCAAAGACAGATCAAGttgatgatttttataaaatggtGGAGTCCATGTGCAATGACAATGGCGGTTCTTGTTATACAAACGAATTATACAAGGAAGCAGAGTCTGCACTACAGAGGAGGATGCGTATAGAAAGGGAAAGACTTGAAGAGCAAAAGGAAAGAGAAAAAGATAAGATAAAAAACGAAGTACAATCTAAATATAAAAGGAAACTTGAACACGAAAAAAAGGCGAAAAGTAAATTAGAAGAAGATTTAAAATCCAAAAAAATACAGTCAGATAAAGACAGAGAAAATCTACAGAAGCAACTCGAAGAAGCAAGCAAAAGAATGAAACGGGAGTTAGGGAAGAAGGACAAGGAATTACGCGAGCAAATAAAGAAAACGGAAgatgaattcaaacaaaaaatgacCGAAGATGCCTTAAAAACCAATCAAAGAAATAACGTAGAAAACGAAAAAGGCGATTTTTTTTCTGATCTTATGGGAGGATTGGTTACTGCTggcaaaaaacttttaaaattatttttttaa